The sequence ATAGGTCAGAGATTCCCCTTTCGCCATCCAATATAAAAACATGGCAAAAGGGAGAAGAACTAAAGACCAATATGCAAAACGACGGAATGTTATTATGGGTTTCACGCCATAATCCTCTCAAGAAAATTTTGCACCCGATGATCGACAAGTCGAAATTGGCTTTGGTATGCTTCGTATGCATTTGATCTAAGGCGCTCAAGTTCCAAAGTAGTATCCATTACTGTATTACAACGCTCCAGTAAATTTTTTCCGTCCCAATCGACGGACACATAGGTTTCATCGGGAAGATACACATCCGGCCAGGTTTCTATGTGCGACATATCCGGTTTGATCAATACGGATTGGTTCAGTATGGCTTCAAAATCGCGGAAACAAATTTCTCCCCAGCCAAAGGGGCTCAACACCGCCCGGACCTGGCGCATTTCCTGATTAAACTGCCGTAAGGAAACCCGACCGGTAAGAAATAACGAATTCGATTCTGCCTGTTTGAGAAAAATCTCACGATGGAAAGCAACGGTGCGGCGGTCGAAGTTCGTACCGAAACGGGCACTTATCCTGGGAATTCTTTTCACACTTCCCCGATACCGTTCAGGGCTGGAATAAAGAAAACGCATGGCTTTCATGCCCCAAAGGGGTTCCAGGCGCCGCGCCAGGCCGTTTCTGATCTTTGATTTTGGATAACAGCCGATACCAAGATTCCAGGCCAAGTGCAGCTTTCGAAGCTCTTCAGGCAAAAGAGCAGGGCGAATTTCTTCGTTATCATCTACAAGACCGCAGGTACGGTGGTAATAATCGGTGAAAGCCCGTTTCCCGTAAGAGGGACGAGTATAAACATCTCGATCACGCTGTAGCTGTTTTTTGTAATAGATATCAACATAAGGAAACACTGCAGTATTCAGCTCGTCGGCACTGGCGGTATCGTCAAAATAGACAACCGTACGAAACCGATCCCGAAAGTGTTTGAGCAGCAGCACATCCTGTGCAATTTCCCTGCGCTTATAAAAACGCACAAGCAAGAGAACAGGTTCCCGGGCCCTGTTCAATACATAATCAAGGTCATCGGTGAAGTAAAAGTGCTTTCTAAATTTAGAAACCTTCAGGATGGGGTAGAGGGTATGGAAAAGGGTGATATCGTCAGCAAGATAGAAACAACAGATTTCAGGCTTCATGAACAAAAACCCTTTCAAACCAGATAGTATCCACTTTATCAGGACTGTATTTTGCTGCGATCTCACGCGCTTCTTGCCCCATGGTCGTAAGCTCCGTTGGATTGGAAAGCAATCTGATCATAGCATCCGCCAGGGCCTCGACTTTTCCGTGAGGAACAAGAAGACCTGTCTTTCCCGATTCAACAACATCCCGGACACCAGGTACATCAAAACCGACACACGAAACTCCAGAAGACAGAGCTTCCACGATTCCCATAGGAAAGCCCTCAAACCGCGAAGAAACTGCATACAGATCGGCGACGGCAAGTACCCCGGCGGGGTTATCGGTTATTCCCGGAAGCAAGATTTTTCCAGTCAGGTTAGCGGGAATAGCCGTTTCAAGCTTTTTCCGTTCCGGTCCATCCCCGAAAATGACAAGTCTTGTCTCTGGAATCTTTCGGTAACACAGAACAAAAGCCTTGATTAAGGCCAAAAACCCCTTGATGGGAACAAGCCGTCCCAAAGACACAATTATTTTGACAGGAATATTTTCCGACGGAAATAAATCAGCAGAAGAAATTTTATGTATTGCCGAAGCATCGGGAAAGCTCACCGGATTAGGAAGGACAACCACTTTCTTTGCATCGATGTCAGGGTATCGTTGCATAAAAGAGCTTCGAATACTATCGGTAAGCACTCCAATCTTAAAAGCCCGACCGTATAAATGTTTTCGCAGGAATTCCTGCCGCCAATCAATATCCGCACGATCTAAGATACTATGTTCACAAACAACCAACGGTTCCTTTGGCTTGGCAAGCAGGCAGAAAATATTGGTTTTGATGACGAAACTAACAACAAAATCAGGCTTCAGTCGATCTGCAGTTTTCCTAATACCGCGTATAATAGCCCAATGGGCCCAGGGCCAATACCAATACTTTCTTTCAATGTCGAGGGAAACACGATTGACTTCGGGCGCCAGAACGTAAAAATCATGCTGGGGACTACGTAATGTAAGGACAGAAATTTCGTGCCTCTTCGACCAGCTGTTCGCCAAACTGCTGAGCACGCGTTCCGCACCTCCCGGTCCCAGGGAAGAGACGATAAAGAGGATTCTCATTCAATCCTTTCCTCGCAGACGTCTGGACAAAAGATAGAGACTACCCTTTAGTGTCAGCGGCTTACGACAATTGTATTCAGTCACGGCCCGACCACCGAAATCTTCCTTGAAACGATTGATTGCCAATTTGGCCTGATCCTCACTGCCGGTATACCAGCCCCCAAGATCGTATGTGGTGAACCCTTTCGTTTTGAACCAGAGCATATCATCCCAGTGGAGGAACCGGTTAGCTCTTCCTACTAGATTGCGAAAGGATGAATCATTACTGTTTCGAAATAGTGATGAGGAGTGTAGCAACCGAGCGCGACCAGAGGAAGCAATATATGAATGCCAAACGATTGTCTCATCCTGTTCCGAGAATCGTGCCTCGCGAAGTACAAGCTCCCCGGCCTCAAGACAAGCCTTCAAATATGTAAAAGACACCGGAGACATTCCCTTTGACCGAGCAAACTCGGCATAAAACTCAGCAAACCGCAGCAAAGCATCATCGTCTCGCTCATAAGAATAGACCTCGATCCCATCCCGGTCCCGGGCCCGCCTAATCTTTGACGCAGTGCCCTTGCTAATATCGGAAAAAAGCTCATCTTCGGTACGAGTCAGATCAAAGAGAAGCGTTGAAAACTGATGGCACCGGGCATGCTCAGGAGGACTTTCTACTTGTCGTAAGTCAAGGATGTCAAAACCCTTCACAGAAGAAGTAGGTGGTTGAAACCACATTTCAGCAACAGAAACATATTTACCTTGCAACGTAATCATAGAGACTCCTTAGCGGATAGAGAAGAAAAATAGTGATTACGATACCCGGATAAGGTCATTCCCTGAGTTACATCCTTCAGTTGCGAAAAGAGCGTTTCAAGATGAAGATAGAGCCTTTCCACGCTTTCATGATCGGAAAAGTAGGGACTGCCCCCGGGCATCAATTCGGAAGAGTGAATCATAAACTCCAGATAATCGGCGCCGGATGCAATGTGGCAACGCACAAGCTTAAGCATATCCTCGAGGTTTTCTCCGTTGGGACGGAGCCATAGCGGCCGTAAAAGCCTTCGGGAAAGCTTACCAGGAAGCAAGGGAGTAAACATCTTGAAAGCCCTACGCCTAATTCCAATGGTAACCGGCAACTCCAACAAACCAGAAGAGCCTGAACGTCGAAAATCGGAAAGCGATGGTTCATAGGCGCTTTCGGGAAAACGTTCATAGCCTCGCGGAGAAAGAGGAGAAGCCGGAGAGGATGGTTTTAATGCCACTCCAGGTGTAACGGAACAATCCACAGAATATCCGGCATTCACAAGCATACGCAGATAGCGCTCGTCCATAGCCCAACGGCCAGCCCGATGCGCTACAACACCAGAACCCAATTGACTTCGTAATGTATGCGTCACCCTATCAATTTTTTCTTCCATTACCTCATCGGGATATTCGATAAGATAGGGCTGAGGGCGACGTACCTCACTATCTAAAGGATGAGCCGGAGGTGTCGACCAAGCATGGAGATGCATCCCAATTTCACAGGTACCGCGTTTTAAGGTTTCCTCTGCAAAATGCAGAAAATCAGGACTCCGCCCCATATCATAATCGGTTAAATAGGTCGGCAGAAATCCATATTTTTCACATAGATTTTGAAATCTGGGTAAATACCGGCCATTTTCCATCGACACGGGGCCGGCTGTAGAGGTCCAAAGATTATCTCCCTCCGTATCAATGGTAATAAGAAAAGCAGGTTTCATACTTTTTTGCTCCTATTATGATTCCCTTTAAGAAATCGTACAAAACGAAAAAACGATCGGACAAGAGGACCTGGAATCAGGGCAACGATAAGCATACGAATCCAGTAAGACGGTTGGACCGAAAAATAAAGCATTCGTACATCCGCCGGACAAAGCGCCCCCTTGCGCAACCTATGCTTTAAAGCACTTTTCCGTTCGGCATTCGCAAGTCTTCGCATTTCAGCGACAAAGGCAGGCCCAAATCTGAGCAGCAACATCTTATCTTGTATCAATGTCTCGATGGTCTGATCCATGCAATTACGGACAGGAGGGGGTGTCGTATGGGTAACCATATTAACCGAATCACGATAATAGACAGCCCCTAAAAAAGGAGACCAGGCAAAATCGGTACACGATAGCAGGCGTAGCCATGTATCACGATCACCGCCACGCACACACCGGTCTTCGGGGAAGCCTCCGATATCCAGCAAAAGTTCCTTCTTAACTGCCACAGCAGAAG comes from Sediminispirochaeta bajacaliforniensis DSM 16054 and encodes:
- a CDS encoding glycosyltransferase family 4 protein, encoding MRILFIVSSLGPGGAERVLSSLANSWSKRHEISVLTLRSPQHDFYVLAPEVNRVSLDIERKYWYWPWAHWAIIRGIRKTADRLKPDFVVSFVIKTNIFCLLAKPKEPLVVCEHSILDRADIDWRQEFLRKHLYGRAFKIGVLTDSIRSSFMQRYPDIDAKKVVVLPNPVSFPDASAIHKISSADLFPSENIPVKIIVSLGRLVPIKGFLALIKAFVLCYRKIPETRLVIFGDGPERKKLETAIPANLTGKILLPGITDNPAGVLAVADLYAVSSRFEGFPMGIVEALSSGVSCVGFDVPGVRDVVESGKTGLLVPHGKVEALADAMIRLLSNPTELTTMGQEAREIAAKYSPDKVDTIWFERVFVHEA
- a CDS encoding polysaccharide deacetylase family protein; translation: MKPAFLITIDTEGDNLWTSTAGPVSMENGRYLPRFQNLCEKYGFLPTYLTDYDMGRSPDFLHFAEETLKRGTCEIGMHLHAWSTPPAHPLDSEVRRPQPYLIEYPDEVMEEKIDRVTHTLRSQLGSGVVAHRAGRWAMDERYLRMLVNAGYSVDCSVTPGVALKPSSPASPLSPRGYERFPESAYEPSLSDFRRSGSSGLLELPVTIGIRRRAFKMFTPLLPGKLSRRLLRPLWLRPNGENLEDMLKLVRCHIASGADYLEFMIHSSELMPGGSPYFSDHESVERLYLHLETLFSQLKDVTQGMTLSGYRNHYFSSLSAKESL
- a CDS encoding glycosyltransferase family 2 protein, whose product is MKSSSFFSVVIPLHNKAPHIKRAIQSVFAQKGSDYELIIVDDASSDGGREIAEGLITGRPACRLCKRTEPGPGGYAARNLGIREAAGEWIAFLDADDQWAEGLLDEYRRLMALFPDSAFIGTAQREVSVSGKLSFDPFYQKTGKREPECINLLAYAHYGSQDCNPIHTSAVAVKKELLLDIGGFPEDRCVRGGDRDTWLRLLSCTDFAWSPFLGAVYYRDSVNMVTHTTPPPVRNCMDQTIETLIQDKMLLLRFGPAFVAEMRRLANAERKSALKHRLRKGALCPADVRMLYFSVQPSYWIRMLIVALIPGPLVRSFFRFVRFLKGNHNRSKKV